One genomic region from Drosophila subpulchrella strain 33 F10 #4 breed RU33 chromosome 2R, RU_Dsub_v1.1 Primary Assembly, whole genome shotgun sequence encodes:
- the LOC119551778 gene encoding 40S ribosomal protein S11 isoform X1, with protein sequence MADQNERAFQKQFGVNLNRKVKPGVTKKKLLRRSRDVGLGFKTPREAIDGTYIDKKCPWTGDVRIRGRILTGVVRKAKMQRTIVIRRDYLHFVRKYSRFEKRHRNMSVHCSPVFRDVEHGDIVTIGECRPLSKTVRFNVLKVSKGQGSKKSFKKY encoded by the exons AACGAGCGCGCCTTCCAAAAACAATTCGGTGTCAACCTAAACCGCAAGGTCAAGCCCGGTGTCACCAAGAAGAAGCTGCTGCGTCGCTCCCGCGATGTGGGACTCGGCTTCAAGACCCCCCGTGAG GCCATCGATGGCACCTACATCGACAAGAAGTGCCCCTGGACCGGTGATGTGAGGATCCGTGGACGCATCCTGACCGGCGTGGTCCGCAAGGCTAAGATGCAGCGCACCATTGTCATTCGGCGCGACTACCTGCACTTTGTGCGGAAATACAGTCGTTTCGAGAAGCGTCACCGCAACATGAGTGTGCACTGCTCGCCCGTCTTCAG GGATGTTGAGCACGGCGATATTGTCACCATTGGCGAGTGCCGTCCTCTGTCCAAGACTGTGCGCTTCAACGTCCTGAAAGTCAGCAAGGGTCAGGGATCCAAGAAGAGCTTCAAGAAGTACTAG
- the LOC119550176 gene encoding proteasome-associated protein ECM29 homolog: protein METGPNAEIELLERVLLRLGNADSDEKLEATVGKFLAPVILKMNSPHNSVRTKVVEVLTHIKRRLSSRGQVQIPVEALLDQYAAEDSSTFLKNFAIIFIAMGFPRLPLEQQAELASKVVGSEDKLESYQDKLFALLLPILSDMKIPDDPAQRSKLLDLQDKPGISANFLSLLQDVLLLPYGITQDQDVPPGLSPYSFKRLIAYNWRAEELEKVKKGIVRFLCASVFNDVQIFVPLVVASADTRFSVATPAIAELSKLCTMLDFSSPAVTAPLYTLFAGNQNKLTDRQTRPCCARVRQKLLQYLIKCRGKSINVSKGLQVIFDGLFGTNTNQKCKVLALQFVELVLRDGPRELVSKVSRVILTGITKVIGRDSTEPNDVQNAAYSALAQHARSFPQDVSQDLKLVLGYFNNLASSAPELHSSIREALVSMAPAFAWKTKEKSDAMEVDEETDPSSVKLDGQQHLLLAMLLDNAESKVQIVQNVTSVFLTSCYPEYYAPARYLLLLIAGERNSLRENVTTYLYGTSKKDHVNYNMLSSIEQAENRINSESISDFNHLSLEQRRVVLPSFQVMMSHVHEMANKRLKKNTACVVVGRTKLPYSLEVYEELLDYLRLCLWYSAGVVAAPGDEKYTHELRKYITLHYEEAEDNALHQYMQFVQRSVEAKRSDSNLICLYDLLNAAPELFAAKQLHLLEPLGNTLKDVSETMRINVAQVYAILWAFGLSDEKFDEEVGECLSSLTQKTLEHKHGWLLVVGHTFNRKIAMLKQEKKSKDFAAWPQFVNAVKIISKTLCESQWLLVSAAVKCISMIGKAVEIPNVTVEIQVPSNDGDDDEEMTEYTSIDSSTKLVIFGVVFQLLRSSSARQKIREESARCLGYLAIGDGEHFTKRNLDKFLTLAKVQKDAALNIAISEAIVNTLCGYDVNKGQPDEKFVNKHCNDGDFEQFLNSLIRLVTEPNPHSRQAISVWLLAVVKHCSQRPAVLAKKELLQFAFTELLSDDSEFVQDVASRGLGLVYSLSDSGSQTDLANSLLDQLIGGKRKVNQVSADTELFAEGMLGKTPTGGNITTYKELCSLASDLNQPDMIYQFMQLANHNATWTSKLGAAFGLKTLSAESRQKMQPYLGRIIPRLYRYKYDPTPKIQNSMISIWDTIVSDSKEVTERYYWEILRELLDNLTCKEWRVRIACCLAVRDLLKRPNGLKLRSEEQVRRVPAANSMEVDEVPEPELKELWFQLFRVMDDIHEGTRVTAHGTASFLGKLCVIASSSDHGKSGTAVASSTLPYLLETGVGHKVPEIRKVSIKTISDMIDSSGALIAPHLVTLIPCLLRATGELENTKLSYVSTRLGADNEAQEAVDTLRAEAAKSHHTMETIGKCVRYIDYPVLEKMTPEVLELMKSSVNLGTKIGCAHFVCLISIRLGKEMTPVVGKYIRACFVGIKDRNATVRKYNASAIGHLLGLAKEQSIKSLFAKLDELYAEQPGNRSIALTIQSINKRHHELLKDYMDSMLPLIFFAMHEEANEETKANVELWKDLWNDVSPGDAGIRLNLNVIIPKLETSLTDASWSRKAQAANAIQTIATRLSSSLDEPDRVRLIKLLLCGLQGRTFEGKERLLQALAGLTKGLDRSHQICPNIIDAAMREARKREPVYRTMALASLGEILDQLEADRFEEVYNMSWNLLEKKELRKESDDEDEPSTSQDLTADERNKRAQTLNRLKEVVWETLGKSWPRHSIETQHRYQLFFAENCTSILAESTRPVQVSLLAALTKYIERLHVFDESAQLPDLPQINQEKKIKTEAPAPKTREAIVEKICKDVLAAVALAAGVPHSGLKKEALNIVLMLIKRLSGAKNQQPLNLIKQSFESNLEKFQRDSAPEIRCRIKDIEEKLSKLNSGN from the exons atggAAACTGGACCAAATGCAGAAATtg AGCTTCTGGAGCGCGTCCTATTGCGTCTGGGAAATGCGGACTCGGATGAGAAGCTGGAGGCCACGGTGGGCAAGTTCCTGGCCCCAGTGATCCTCAAAATGAACTCGCCCCACAATTCGGTGCGCACAAAG GTCGTCGAAGTGCTCACCCACATCAAGAGGCGCCTCTCGTCGCGGGGACAGGTCCAGATACCCGTGGAGGCACTGCTGGATCAGTATGCCGCCGAGGACAGCAGCACCTTTCTCAAGAACTTCGCCATCATATTCATCGCCATGGGCTTTCCGCGTCTGCCGCTAGAGCAACAGGCCGAATTGGCCAGCAAAGTGGTGGGTAGCGAGGACAAGCTGGAAAGCTACCAGGATAAGCTGTTCGCACTGCTGCTGCCCATACTGTCGGACATGAAGATCCCCGATGATCCGGCACAGCGATCGAAGCTACTCGATCTACAGGACAAGCCGGGCATCAGCGCAAACTTTCTGTCCCTGCTCCAGGATGTGCTTCTTCTGCCCTACGGCATCACCCAGGATCAGGATGTTCCTCCAGGACTCAGTCCGTATAGTTTTAAGCGCTTGATCGCCTACAACTGGCGGGCCGAGGAGCTGGAAAAAGTCAAGAAGGGCATAGTCCGCTTTCTGTGCGCCAGTGTCTTTAACGATGTCCAGATCTTCGTGCCCCTGGTGGTGGCTTCGGCGGATACACGCTTCAGTGTGGCCACTCCAGCAATCGCCGAGCTGAGCAAACTCTGCACCATGCTGGATTTTAGCAGCCCGGCAGTAACAGCTCCCCTGTACACTCTGTTCGCCGGTAACCAGAATAAGTTAACTGACCGCCAGACGCGACCCTGCTGCGCCCGAGTGCGGCAGAAGTTGTTGCAGTACCTCATCAAGTGCCGTGGCAAGAGCATCAACGTGTCCAAGGGACTGCAGGTGATCTTTGATGGCCTGTTTGGGACAAACACCAACCAGAAGTGCAAGGTCTTGGCGCTGCAGTTTGTGGAACTAGTCCTCAGGGA TGGTCCTCGCGAATTGGTTTCCAAGGTGTCTAGGGTAATACTTACCGGCATCACCAAAGTCATTGGTCGCGACTCCACCGAACCGAATGATGTGCAAAATGCAGCGTATTCGGCATTGGCGCAACATGCTCGTAGTTTCCCGCAGGACGTAAGCCAGGATCTGAAGCTGGTGCTGGGATACTTCAACAACCTGGCAAGCTCTGCACCAGAACTACATTCCTCCATAAGAGAGGCATTGGTTTCGATGGCACCAGCTTTTGCCTGGAAGACAAAGGAGAAGAGCGATGCAATGGAAGTGGACGAGGAAACCGATCCTTCCAGCGTGAAATTGGATGGCCAGCAGCATCTGCTTTTGGCCATGCTGCTGGACAATGCTGAGTCCAAGGTGCAGATCGTGCAGAATGTAACCAGTGTTTTTCTCACCAGCTGTTATCCGGAGTATTATGCACCAGCCAGATACCTGTTGCTGCTCATCGCGGGAGAGCG caaTTCCCTGCGCGAGAATGTGACCACCTATTTGTACGGCACCTCTAAGAAGGATCACGTTAACTACAATATGCTCTCTTCCATCGAGCAGGCAGAAAATCGCATAAACAGCGAGTCCATTAGTGACTTTAATCACCTGTCCCTGGAACAGCGTCGAGTAGTGCTACCCAGCTTCCAGGTGATGATGTCGCACGTCCACGAGATGGCCAACAAGcgacttaaaaaaaacacagcCTGTGTGGTGGTGGGTCGCACCAAGCTGCCCTACAGCCTGGAAGTGTACGAGGAGCTGCTGGATTACCTTCGCCTGTGCCTGTGGTATTCGGCAGGCGTGGTGGCGGCCCCAGGCGACGAGAAGTACACCCATGAGCTGCGCAAGTACATCACCCTGCATTACGAGGAAGCGGAGGACAATGCCTTGCATCAATATATGCAGTTTGTCCAGCGCAGTGTGGAGGCGAAGAGAA GCGACTCCAATCTCATCTGCCTTTATGACCTGTTAAATGCTGCCCCGGAACTGTTTGCTGCTAAGCAGCTGCATCTGTTGGAACCTCTTGGCAACACCTTAAAGGATGTATCCGAGACCATGCGCATTAATGTGGCCCAAGTCTATGCTATTCTTTGGGCTTTCGGTCTGTCCGACGAAAAGTTTGATGAGGAGGTGGGTGAATGTTTGAGTAGCCTTACACAAAAGACATTGGAGCACAAACACGGTTGGCTTTTGGTGGTGGGACACACTTTCAATCGCAAGATTGCTATGCTCAAACAGGAGAAAAAATCCAAGGACTTTGCTGCATGGCCGCAGTTTGTTAATGCAGTAAAGATTATCT CAAAAACTCTTTGTGAATCCCAATGGCTGCTTGTGTCGGCAGCTGTGAAATGCATCTCCATGATCGGCAAGGCAGTGGAGATACCGAACGTCACGGTGGAGATTCAAGTACCATCCAATGATGGAGACGACGACGAGGAGATGACCGAGTATACGAGCATAGATTCCTCAACCAAGTTGGTGATCTTTGGCGTGGTCTTCCAATTGCTGCGCAGCTCCTCAGCGCGTCAGAAGATTCGTGAGGAGTCAGCTAGATGCCTGGGATACTTGGCCATTGGCGATGGCGAGCACTTTACCAAACGCAACCTGGATAAGTTTCTTACACTGGCCAAGGTGCAAAAGGATGCTGCATTAAACATAGCCATATCGGAAGCGATCGTTAACACACTCTGTGGCTATGATGTAAACAAGGGGCAACCGGATGAAAAGTTTGTGAATAAACACTGCAACGATGGCGACTTTGAGCAGTTCTTGAACTCGCTAATCCGCCTAGTCACCGAACCCAATCCGCATTCCCGCCAGGCCATATCTGTGTGGCTTCTAGCTGTGGTGAAACACTGTAGCCAACGCCCAGCTGTGTTGGCCAAAAAAGAGCTGTTGCAGTTCGCTTTCACCGAGCTCCTTTCTGATGATAGCG AGTTTGTGCAGGATGTGGCTTCCCGTGGCTTGGGACTGGTCTACTCGCTATCCGATTCTGGCAGCCAAACTGATTTGGCCAACTCGTTGTTGGATCAGCTAATTGGAGGAAAACGCAAGGTTAATCAGGTGTCCGCAGATACTGAACTCTTTGCCGAAGGAATGCTGGGCAAAACGCCCACGGGAGGAAACATCACAACCTACAAGGAGCTGTGCTCCCTGGCTTCAGATCTCAACCAGCCGGACATGATCTACCAGTTCATGCAACTGGCCAATCATAATGCCACCTGGACCAGCAAACTGGGAGCTGCCTTTGGATTGAAAACCCTTTCCGCTGAGTCCAGGCAGAAGATGCAGCCATATCTCGGCAGGATCATTCCCCGCCTGTATCGCTACAAGTACGATCCCACTCCCAAGATTCAGAACTCAATGATCTCCATTTGGGACACAATTGTGAGTGACTCAAAAGAGGTCACGGAGCGTTACTACTGGGAAATATTGCGTGAGCTGCTGGACAATCTGACTTGCAAGGAGTGGCGAGTGCGTATTGCCTGCTGCCTGGCAGTTAGAGATCTCTTAAAGCGTCCCAACGGTCTAAAGTTACGATCCGAGGAGCAAGTGCGTCGTGTTCCCGCCGCCAACAGTATGGAAGTGGATGAGGTGCCCGAGCCGGAGCTGAAAGAGCTTTGGTTCCAGCTCTTCCGCGTGATGGATGATATTCATGAGGGCACAAGGGTCACCGCTCACGGAACCGCCTCATTTCTTGGCAAGCTGTGCGTCATAGCCTCATCTTCAGATCATGGCAAATCCGGCACAGCAGTAGCATCCTCGACTTTGCCGTATCTTTTGGAAACCGGAGTGGGTCACAAGGTACCCGAAATTCGCAAAGTGAGCATTAAGACCATCTCCGACATGATTGACTCCTCGGGTGCGCTAATCGCCCCCCATCTGGTCACCTTGATTCCCTGTCTGCTGCGCGCCACTGGCGAGTTGGAGAACACAAAGCTGTCCTACGTATCTACTCGCTTGGGGGCGGACAACGAGGCTCAGGAAGCGGTGGATACGCTCCGAGCGGAGGCTGCCAAATCCCACCACACCATGGAGACTATTGGGAAGTGTGTGCGCTACATTGATTATCCTGTCCTGGAAAAGATGACTCCCGAAGTGCTAGAGCTAATGAAGTCTAGTGTAAATCTTGGAACCAAAATTGGCTGTGCGCATTTCGTGTGCCTG ATCAGCATCCGTTTGGGCAAGGAGATGACCCCAGTGGTGGGAAAGTATATTCGAGCCTGCTTTGTGGGCATCAAGGATCGTAATGCCACCGTGCGGAAGTACAACGCCAGTGCGATTGGCCACCTGTTGGGTTTGGCCAAGGAGCAGTCGATCAAGAGTCTTTTCGCCAAACTGGACGAGCTATATGCCGAGCAGCCAGGAAATCGATCCATTGCTCTGACTATTCAGTCCATCAACAAGCGTCACCATGAACTACTCAAGGACTACATGGACAGCATGTTGCCGCTGATCTTTTTTGCTATGCACGAGGAGGCCAATGAGGAGACGAAGGCAAATGTTGAGCTGTGGAAGGATTTGTGGAACGATGTTAGCCCAGGGGATGCGGGCATTCGTCTCAATTTAAATGTCATCATACCCAAGTTGGAGACATCTCTCACCGATGCAAGTTGGTCACGAAAGGCGCAGGCGGCGAATGCCATCCAGACGATAGCCACTCGCCTTAGTAGCTCCTTGGATGAACCCGACAGGGTGAGACTTATCAAACTGCTTCTATGCGGTCTGCAGGGTCGCACTTTCGAGGGCAAGGAGCGTTTGTTGCAAGCTTTGGCCGGACTCACCAAAGGGTTAGATCGGAGCCATCAAATCTGCCCGAATATTATTGACGCGGCCATGAGGGAGGCGAGAAAGAGGGAACCAGTTTATCGCACTATGGCTTTGGCTTCTCTTGGAGAAATCCTCGATCAACTGGAGGCCGATCGCTTTGAAGAGGTGTACAACATGAGCTGGAACTTGCTGGAAAAGAAGGAGCTGCGCAAGGAGTCCGACGACGAGGACGAGCCCAGCACCAGTCAGGACCTGACGGCCGACGAGCGCAACAAGAGGGCTCAAACACTCAATAGACTTAAGGAGGTTGTCTGGGAGACCTTGGGTAAATCCTGGCCACGTCATTCCATCGAGACGCAGCACCGCTACCAACTCTTCTTCGCCGAAAACTGCACCAGCATTCTGGCGGAGAGCACTCGACCAGTGCAGGTCAGTCTGCTAGCAGCTCTCACAAAATACATCGAAAGGCTCCATGTTTTCGATGAATCCGCTCAGTTGCCTGACCTGCCGCAGATAAACCAGGAGAAGAAGATCAAGACGGAGGCGCCGGCGCCAAAAACCCGGGAGGCTATCGTCGAAAAGATCTGCAAGGATGTTTTGGCTGCAGTGGCTCTGGCAGCTGGAGTTCCTCATTCAGGTCTGAAGAAGGAGGCCCTCAACATCGTCCTCATGCTGATCAAACGTTTGAGTGGAGCCAAGAACCAGCAGCCGCTGAATCTTATCAAGCAGAGCTTTGAATCCAATTTGGAAAAGTTCCAGCGTGACTCCGCCCCGGAAATCCGCTGTCGCATCAAGGACATCGAAGAAAAGCTGAGCAAGTTGAATTCAGGGAATTAA
- the LOC119550179 gene encoding probable cytochrome P450 6t3 has translation MLLICLLMLTFLALNHWLRLKYDYFRSRGIPYLPASSWSPMGNLGQLLFLRISFGDLFRQLYADPRGGQAKVVGFFVFQTPALMIRDPELIRKVLIKNFNSFLNRYESADSGDPMGALTLPLAKYHHWKESRQCMSQLFTSGRLREVMYPQMLGVAIDLENYLNKKLRDRSERVLPLGKMCQLYTTDVTGNLFYSLDVGGLRRGRSQLLKKTVELFNTNPRKVLDFMSVFFLPRKTNLLRPKVFREDYAQYMRNLVKDHREPEKGDLINQLQHFQLSHSSNHYSHHPDFIASQAGIVLLAGFETSSALIGFTLYELAKAPDIQGRLRSELSEAFVSTSTISYDSLMALPYLKMVCLEALRLYPAAAFTNRECTSSESEGFSLQPHVDFVVPPGMPAYISILGLHRDEKYWPEPHRFDPERFAPERTKDIHPMTYIPFGAGPHGCIGSRLGILQLKLGIAHILKLYWVEVCGRTVPEIRFNPKSFMLSSQDEIYLRFCRDKL, from the exons ATGTTGCTTATCTGTCTGTTGATGTTAACCTTTCTGGCTCTTAATCACTGGTTGAGACTGAAGTACGACTACTTTAGGAGCCGTGGAATCCCCTACCTCCCCGCCTCCTCGTGGTCCCCGATGGGCAATCTCGGACAACTTCTATTCCTACGTATTTCCTTTGGCGATCTTTTTCGGCAGCTCTACGCAGATCCTCGAGGTGGCCAAGCGAAAGTTGTGGGCTTTTTTGTCTTCCAAACGCCGGCTCTGATGATTCGAGATCCCGAGCTTATCCGCAAGGTGCTGATCAAAAACTTTAACAGCTTTCTAAACCGCTACGAATCGGCAGACAGTGGAGATCCCATGGGTGCATTGACCCTACCGTTGGCGAAGTACCACCACTGGAAGGAGAGTCGGCAGTGCATGTCTCAACTCTTCACCAGCGGGCGCCTGCGGGAGGTAATGTATCCCCAAATGTTGGGTGTGGCTATCGACCTGGAGAATTACCTCAACAAAAAGCTGCGGGATCGGTCAGAGCGTGTTCTTCCATTGGGAAAAATGTGCCAGTTATACACCACCGACGTGACGGGGAATCTCTTCTATAGCCTGGATGTGGGCGGACTGCGTCGAGGGCGTTCTCAGCTGCTAAAAAAGACAGTAGAACTCTTTAACACAAATCCCCGAAAGGTTCTTGACTTCATGAGCGTGTTCTTCCTTCCGAGAAAGACTAATCTGCTGAGGCCCAAAGTTTTTAGGGAAGACTATGCGCAGTACATGAGAAACTTGGTTAAGGATCATCGGGAGCCGGAAAAGGGTGATCTCATAAATCAACTGCAGCACTTCCAGCTCAGCCACTCATCTAACCACTATTCCCATCATCCGGACTTTATAGCCTCTCAGGCGGGCATTGTTTTGCTGGCCGGATTCGAAACCTCTTCAGCCCTGATAGGATTCACTCTTTACGAGCTGGCCAAGGCACCAGATATTCAGGGCCGACTGAGAAGTGAGCTGAGTGAAGCCTTCGTCTCCACTTCCACCATCAGCTATGACTCACTGATGGCTTTGCCTTATCTCAAAATGGTATGTTTGGAGGCACTGCGTCTCTATCCGGCTGCTGCGTTTACCAACAGAGAGTGCACCAGTTCAGAGTCCGAAGGATTCTCCCTACAGCCGCATGTGGACTTCGTGGTGCCGCCAGGAATGCCAGCCTACATCTCAATTCTTGGCCTGCACCGTGATGAAAAG TACTGGCCAGAACCCCATCGCTTTGATCCCGAGAGGTTCGCTCCAGAGCGGACCAAGGACATACACCCCATGACCTATATACCGTTTGGAGCTGGTCCTCATGGCTGTATTGGCAGTCGTCTCGGCATCCTACAGCTGAAATTGGGCATAGCCCACATCTTAAAACTATATTGGGTTGAGGTTTGCGGGCGAACAGTACCTGAGATTCGCTTCAATCCCAAGTCGTTCATGCTGTCGTCGCAGGATGAAATATACTTAAGGTTCTGCAGGGATAAATTATAG
- the LOC119550178 gene encoding probable cytochrome P450 6g2 translates to MALGVLILLISLLVILYLALQKHYSYWRRMGVREIKPKWIVGNLMGLLSMQNSPAEFISQLYNHPEAENEPFVGIHVFHKPALLLRDPDMVRNILVKDFGRFSNRYSSSDHKGDPLGSQNIFFLKNPAWKEVRLKLSPFFTGNRLKQMFPLIEEVGASLDAHLRQQPLHNERMRCFDLEAKELCALFTTDVISTVAFGVKANSFTDPNGEFRRHGRSVFEFSLLRAAEFVLVFFLPRLVPFFGFKVVPSEATHFLRQTINYVMAEREKTGQKRNDLIDILIEFRRSTQEAKASGIQDQFVFEGDMLVAQAVLFFTAGFESSSSTMAFAMYELAKDADLQLRLREEIRDALVESGGQVTLKMIESLEFLQMILQEVLRMYPPLPFLDRECTSGRDYSLAPFHNFVVPKGMPVYIPCYALHMDPQYFPQPRKFLPERFSPENRKLHTPYTYMPFGLGPHGCIGERFGFLQAKVGLVCLLRNHLITTTERTPHRMQLDPKAIITQAKGGIHLRLVRDPLGV, encoded by the exons ATGGCACTGGGAGTGCTGATCCTCCTGATATCCCTTCTGGTCATCCTCTATTTGGCCCTGCAGAAGCATTACTCCTATTGGCGGCGAATGGGAGTACGTGAGATAAAGCCCAAATGGATTGTGGGCAACCTAATGGGACTACTCAGCATGCAAAATAGTCCCGCGGAGTTTATATCCCAGCTATATAACCATCCCGAGGCAGAAAACGAACCCTTCGTGGGCATTCATGTGTTCCATAAACCGGCTTTGCTCTTGAGAGACCCCGACATGGTCAGGAATATCCTTGTCAAAGATTTCGGGAGATTCTCCAATCGGTACTCAAGCTCTGATCATAAGGGTGATCCTCTGGGATCCCAGAACATATTCTTCCTGAAGAACCCTGCCTGGAAGGAGGTGCGTCTAAAGCTCTCACCGTTTTTTACCGGCAATCGACTTAAGCAGATGTTCCCACTGATCGAGGAGGTGGGTGCCAGCTTGGATGCCCATCTTCGCCAGCAGCCGTTGCATAACGAACGGATGCGCTGCTTCGATTTGGAAGCCAAGGAGCTTTGTGCCCTCTTCACCACGGATGTGATATCCACAGTGGCCTTCGGAGTGAAGGCAAACAGTTTCACCGATCCTAACGGAGAGTTTCGGCGGCACGGTCGATCCGTATTCGAGTTCAGCCTTCTGCGGGCGGCGGAGTTCGTCCTTGTTTTCTTTCTGCCCCGCCTGGTTCCATTCTTCGGATTTAAGGTCGTTCCATCGGAAGCCACACATTTTCTGCGCCAGACCATCAACTATGTGATGGCGGAGAGGGAGAAGACTGGACAAAAACGCAACGATCTGATTGACATCCTTATCGAGTTTCGAAGGAGCACTCAGGAGGCCAAAGCTTCAGGGATACAGGATCAGTTTGTGTTCGAAGGCGACATGTTGGTTGCCCAGGCGGTGTTATTCTTCACCGCCGGCTTCGAGTCCTCCTCCAGCACGATGGCGTTTGCCATGTATGAGCTGGCCAAGGATGCGGATTTGCAGCTGCGATTGAGGGAGGAGATCAGGGATGCCCTTGTCGAGAGTGGGGGTCAGGTGACGCTCAAGATGATCGAGTCGCTGGAGTTTCTGCAAATGATTCTACAAGAGGTACTGCGCATGTATCCACCGCTACCGTTTTTGGACCGCGAATGCACCTCTGGGAGGGATTACTCGCTAGCTCCTTTCCACAACTTCGTGGTGCCCAAGGGAATGCCGGTGTACATACCCTGCTATGCCCTGCACATGGATCCCCAG TACTTCCCACAACCTCGAAAGTTCCTGCCGGAAAGGTTCTCACCAGAAAATCGGAAACTTCACACGCCCTACACCTACATGCCCTTTGGCCTTGGTCCGCATGGATGCATTGGAGAACGGTTTGGATTTCTCCAGGCAAAGGTGGGTCTGGTTTGTCTGCTGCGCAACCACTTGATAACCACAACCGAACGCACTCCACATCGCATGCAACTGGATCCCAAGGCCATTATTACCCAGGCCAAGGGAGGTATCCATCTGCGATTGGTCCGGGATCCCTTGGGGGTCTAA
- the LOC119550177 gene encoding cytochrome P450 6g1: MALTEVLFLVVAVLVAVYMWFQRNHSYWQRKGIPYIPPTPIIGNTKVVFKLENSFGMHLSEIYNDPRVKDEAVVGIYSLNKPGLIIRDIELIKSVLIKDFNRFHNRYARCDPHRDPLGYNNLFFVRDTHWKDIRIKLTPVFTSGKVKQMYTLMQEIGKDLEDALKRNGEKSSGKYITEIKEISAQFSTDSIATIAFGIRANSLQNPNGEFRNYGRKLFTFTISRAKDFFVAFFLPKLVSLMRIQFFTPDFAQFMRGTIGHVMQERERTGLIRNDLIDVLVGLRKEAAAEPSKPHYAKNQDFLVAQAGVFFTAGFETSSSTMSFALYELAKHPEMQQRLREEINEALVEGGGSLSYEKIQSLEYLAMVVDEVLRMYPVLPFLDREYESVKGQPDLSLKPFYDYSFENGTPVFIPVYALQHDPKYWTNPSQFDPERFSPENRKSIVAMAYQPFGSGPHNCIGSRIGLLQSKLGLVSLLKNHLVRECEATMKEMRFDPKGFVLQAEGGIHLEIVNDRLYEESAAREIN, translated from the exons ATGGCGCTGACGGAAGTCCTTTTCCTGGTGGTCGCTGTCCTGGTGGCGGTGTACATGTGGTTCCAGCGAAACCACAGCTATTGGCAGCGCAAGGGAATACCATATATCCCACCCACACCGATAATAGGAAACACGAAGGTGGTCTTTAAGCTGGAGAACTCCTTTGGCATGCACCTCTCGGAGATCTACAATGATCCGCGGGTCAAGGACGAGGCTGTAGTGGGGATATATTCCCTTAACAAGCCAGGCTTGATTATTCGCGATATTGAGCTGATCAAATCGGTTCTGATTAAGGACTTTAATCGGTTCCACAACCGTTACGCTCGTTGTGATCCCCATCGCGATCCCTTGGGCTACAATAATCTGTTCTTCGTGAGGGATACCCATTGGAAGGACATTCGCATAAAGCTCACTCCAGTTTTTACCAGCGGAAAGGTTAAGCAGATGTATACCCTGATGCAAGAG ATTGGCAAAGATTTGGAGGACGCTCTGAAGAGAAATGGAGAGAAGAGCTCTGGGAAATATATAACCGAGATCAAGGAGATCAGCGCCCAGTTCTCCACGGACAGCATTGCCACCATTGCCTTTGGGATCCGTGCAAATAGCCTGCAGAATCCCAATGGCGAGTTCCGTAACTACGGACGCAAGTTGTTTACCTTCACCATATCCCGTGCCAAGGACTTTTTCGTGGCCTTCTTCCTGCCCAAGCTGGTGTCGCTGATGCGCATCCAGTTCTTCACTCCGGACTTTGCTCAGTTCATGCGGGGCACCATTGGCCATGTAATGCAGGAAAGGGAGCGAACGGGCTTGATCCGCAATGATTTGATTGATGTTTTGGTGGGTTTGCGCAAGGAGGCGGCGGCGGAGCCTTCAAAGCCGCACTATGCCAAGAATCAAGACTTCCTCGTGGCTCAAGCGGGTGTATTCTTCACTGCGGGATTCGAGACCTCCTCCTCGACCATGTCCTTTGCTCTGTATGAGTTGGCCAAACATCCGGAGATGCAGCAGCGTTTGCGGGAAGAGATCAACGAAGCTTTGGTGGAGGGCGGCGGTTCATTGTCCTACGAGAAGATACAGTCCCTGGAGTACTTGGCAATGGTGGTGGATGAGGTGCTGCGCATGTATCCGGTACTGCCGTTCCTGGACCGCGAGTACGAGAGTGTGAAGGGGCAGCCGGATCTGAGCCTGAAGCCTTTCTACGACTATTCCTTTGAGAACGGAACCCCTGTGTTTATACCAGTCTATGCCCTGCAACATGATCCAAAG TACTGGACAAACCCCAGCCAGTTTGATCCGGAGCGCTTCTCTCCCGAGAACCGGAAGTCCATCGTGGCCATGGCATATCAGCCCTTCGGATCCGGACCCCACAACTGCATCGGCAGCAGGATTGGCCTTCTCCAGAGCAAACTGGGCCTCGTCAGCCTGCTGAAGAACCACTTGGTTAGGGAATGCGAGGCTACCATGAAGGAGATGAGGTTCGATCCCAAGGGTTTTGTGCTTCAGGCCGAAGGTGGCATCCACCTGGAGATCGTAAACGATCGTCTCTACGAGGAGAGCGCCGCACGGGAAATAAATTGA